A stretch of DNA from Sphingomonas sp. SORGH_AS_0879:
TGAGACAGCCAAGGCCGAGCAAGGATCGACCAAGCCTGACCGGCCTGTTCCTGAAGGACCGCGGGCGCGAGACGATGACGCCCGAGGAGATCGCCATGCTGGAAAACAGCGTGGACGAGGTGCGCTCCATCCCCGCCCGCACCATCGTCATCCGCCGGGACGAGCGTGTCCGCAACAGCAGCCTGCTGCTGGAGGGCGTAATGTGCCGTTACATGGACGACCGGCAGGGCAATCGTCAGATCGTGGCGTTTCACGTACCCGGCGATTTCGTCGACCTGCATGGCTTTGCGATGCGGTATCTGGATCATGACGTCGCGACGCTTACCCCGACGCGGGTGGCCCTGGTCGGGCATGATCGGCTGGAGCAGATCGTCGAGCAGCAACCGCGTCTGACCCGCCTCTTGTGGTTCTCGACCTTGCTCGACGCCGCGATGCACCGCGAATGGGTGTTCCGCCTGGGACGGCTGGAAGCGGATGGGCGAGTGGCGCATCTGTTTTGCGAGCTTCATGCGCGGCTGGCGATGGT
This window harbors:
- a CDS encoding Crp/Fnr family transcriptional regulator is translated as MSVSAIDTLRQPRPSKDRPSLTGLFLKDRGRETMTPEEIAMLENSVDEVRSIPARTIVIRRDERVRNSSLLLEGVMCRYMDDRQGNRQIVAFHVPGDFVDLHGFAMRYLDHDVATLTPTRVALVGHDRLEQIVEQQPRLTRLLWFSTLLDAAMHREWVFRLGRLEADGRVAHLFCELHARLAMVDLVRDGMFRFPVTQIDIAEAAGVTPVHLNRVLRSLRERGLMTFRGGAVHIQDIGALTALADFDPAYLYGGGPTLEGAGS